ACAAAAGCAACAGATTCAACCAAGTTTTGATTAAGTTAAAAAtagcttttaatttaaaacttttttggcCATATTGTCAGGTCTTTGTTAAACATGAAGTCCTTTACTAGGTGACAGCTTCTAGAcgagtgtttttgttttctaatcgTGTTGTTGTTAAGTCGATTTCACTCGTCAGAAGCTTAGGGTCCCTAAAGTTGTTATTGATATAACTTGCCAAATTTATTACCAAAATGGCGCGAGGTCGTTAACGTGCATTATATCTTGTTCAAGTAGAAACGTACAATAAATCTTAGTGCGTAAAACGTAGCTAGAAAGGCCAAATCATGATTAACCAAAACGAATGAAAGGGAAATAGAGCACTACGTTCATTGTTTCATAAGCCTATTATCACAATAGTGAGCATTGCGTAGCGTTCATGACCACCACTGAAGCGTGATTTTGGCGTCCATGTCCTATTTTGCTGGTTATAACACATATAATAACCTTGTTGAGCTAGAAGCAAATATCCTGAGAATAATTGGCATTTTGGTTAATGTAAAACCtataaagaaattaacaaaaacagcaaacatTTCCAAGAAAAGACGAAAACTTCGCCTCAGTCTGCTGTCATGAGAGTGAGTGGTGAGTGACCACTGCTTTCCCGAGAAAATATCTCGCGAAGATTTCTAATTGTTATCCGACTTTGTTCAACGTGTAAATATTAAGATTCCAAAATTATCATGTGACGTGCAGTGGTTTTCCACctctaaaataaattataatacCCTGCCAGTTATTCCGTCAGATTTGTTAAAGTTGTTCTTCAACcctgttaaaatgtttttggatAACTTAGTTTTGATTAGATAtaaaaacttaataaaaagTTCAAACCACAGATATCACTTTAAGGCATGCAGtaataacaatattaacaaAAAAGCAGAGAATCTTCAATTACAACTCTAATGCACGCTGGACATAATCAAAATTCTGCGCATAAGTCGAGCCTGAGTGGCCCATAACCTTGGAGTTTATCCTGGTTACGGCAATTACAGCATGTCCATCCTTGCATGTTACAAGCAGACACCCTTTTCCTGGACGGGAAGTTAATCCATCGCTACTTACCGCCCAGCATTTCCCCTTACAGTTGCTGCtacaaaaaatttaacattccTCAGTGGGCAGAGACAATGTGAGATTTAATTACCTGGCTTAGAATTGCAATTGAAATTCCAGCTCTAAGGGAGATAAAACACCTCTACTTCATCGGGAGTAAAATGGTAGGTTCCAGCTAACACTGTAtccttttcctttacttcacTTGGAGCCGAGAAAGAGTGACCAAAGTTGGTGTACGAATGAGCATTATGACCTGCGTTGTCAGCAATATAAATATCGTGTCCTTCGCCAAATATTGGACCGTGGCTTATCTCCATATAAATGGCTTGGGAGTCATGCTTCACCATACTTTTGAACGGCGCCAGTCCTTCTTTGTTTTCGAGCGAAAAAATAAAAGCCTTGTCGGTCTTACGATATCCTTCATACGGATCATCATCTACAGGTCAAgacaatgagaaaaaattgcaatttttccataGAAAAGTTTTTACTTAGTTTATTTATTCTATAAAAGCTGGCAACTTACTGTCGGAGTTGAGGAAAATCATGTAATGACTTAAAGTTCTTAAGACTGAAAAAAGCGGAAAGAGTAAAATACTGATATGTATGTCtcttaaaaaattacatttattctTACCACAATAAGCCCAGTCTTGTTTGAAGACAGCATCGACAAAGCACCACCCCCTTCCAGGATGAATGTAGCTCCCTTTACAGGAGTTGTATGTATGCCCCCGATACTCGAAAGGAAATACACAACAGCGACCTGACGAGTCCTCTGTTCTGGCTCCCGGAGGACAATCGGCtaaggaaacattttaattCGATGCATCGttaatagcatttttttttcggataaTCAGTTATTAATATTATTCACGAAATCTTAAAGATAGAAAGGGCATAATCTACCTGCACCTAGTTTTGAAGTTAAGGTTATAGTACTGATTTTACATTACATATTTGCACATGAACTAGTGAGGGCACAATTACTTTCTAACGGTTACGTATGCGTGAGTCCTTTTCGTGATTTCCATCTACAATATTGGTTATAAAACCTGGTTAAAAAACTTTCGGAGAAGGTTGAGGTAACATATCCAAAGATTGATTCAAGGAGCTGCAACATGAGTGCAGTTATGAAATGGTAGGTAGCGACTGATTGAAAAAACGTCCTAGATATGATCGATATTCTTTTAAAGTCTGGATTCGCGCATCAAGTAGTCTCCATGGATTTTCAACGTGTGTGTTTGACATTGGAATCTTGTTTACCGAAAATGAGAGGGTACCTTTGCTAACTGTTGTTCGCTTACGTTGACTGACGTAGAGTGGAGAAGAGGAGTGAAGATAGTAGATCAGTGGGGAATCATTTCGACTACCGCCAAGAGAAActtgcttttttttatgtttgacaGATGTAACATCGATAGGCAGACTACATGCGAGTAAGATCGTCATTATTATGTTTATAGTGGATACAGTTTCTTACCCCATGGAATGTCGGTGTACCCACCAAAAACATACTGGTCTTTCTGTATAATTGTTACCATATCTTTCTTTCCGTCGCAACGAGTGTGGAAGGCATCGCCAGCCCAGCCATGTAAAGAGGCGCGGTAGCAGAACAACCAATGGGGATCATTTCCAACAGCAGGAACCAGGAACTCACGAAGATATGCGAAGTAAGATTCATTTTTCGACAATATAACTGAATTTTTTATGTATCCTGCAATAGTAGAAATGAAAAACACGAATGTTTTATACTCCATCACTCTCTACCTAGAGAAAGAATCAGTGGTTGATCCACACTCTAGCTTCTTTGCAACGCCACGACACCATTGGAAAAATGTTCCAAGCACAAGAAAGCTACATTTTCATCACGTCGGTCCCTTTAGTGAAAACTTGTTCATAAAAGTGTTCAAATTTTAGATCTCCTCTTTGCGTTTTATGAGCAGTATTAAAGACTTTTTGTCCATTGCCTTACAACTTAATTGGTACATATTCGTTATCGTTATCTTTTATGCAATTTTGTAGACTGGAAAGACTTTGAATTGCGTTGGCCAACTGAAGTCGGACACCAAAGCATTACTGAATAGTCGTGAACGAGTGGTCTGTTCGCTAATGGCTTTGTTTTGGCTCGTCTTTGCTATTGGAGTTGCCTCCCTGACTCTGGCGACAAGTGATCCTTGCACCCTTCCTGGAGAATCCATCAATGCTTCAAGTGGTCACATTTCCAGCCCCAATTTTCCCAACAACTATGACGCAAACAGGATTTGTACCTGGAATATCACGGTACCTGGTGGGAAAATCATCAAACTGA
The sequence above is a segment of the Pocillopora verrucosa isolate sample1 chromosome 5, ASM3666991v2, whole genome shotgun sequence genome. Coding sequences within it:
- the LOC131785373 gene encoding uncharacterized protein, with translation MIFLVHFSLFLLILHSKSALACLDDQCRILAFPSTLFFVGERLVDHTIANISVIDRDTCEYSCYLNHNCVSVNFYFGPSEAGIQNCELNNSTSKEHDKDLVKATKYVYHGTRNACSRSRCNNNAICQSGFTSKGYRCLCSVGFAGAHCEQDVDECKKKSHGCNVNAECHNTEGSFICKCKAGYVGNGQNCAKISGCDQDPCHNEGTCIPQSEGYKCTCLQGFTSDHCETGYIKNSVILSKNESYFAYLREFLVPAVGNDPHWLFCYRASLHGWAGDAFHTRCDGKKDMVTIIQKDQYVFGGYTDIPWADCPPGARTEDSSGRCCVFPFEYRGHTYNSCKGSYIHPGRGWCFVDAVFKQDWAYCDDDPYEGYRKTDKAFIFSLENKEGLAPFKSMVKHDSQAIYMEISHGPIFGEGHDIYIADNAGHNAHSYTNFGHSFSAPSEVKEKDTVLAGTYHFTPDEVEVFYLP